Proteins encoded within one genomic window of Saccharopolyspora pogona:
- a CDS encoding LysR family transcriptional regulator: protein MRRLEYFLVLARVLHFGRAAEELHISQPGLSQQIKVLEQELGTPLIHRGTKAITLTTAGEVLREQGELVLAQVGLCVERVRAAAEQPTGVLRVAYTRSGPDLNMHELVERFRMCYPAVRLSLSTAWTSQNLELLEADAVDVAFVRSTVRHREVESLVVATEELVMAMPENHPLAARERVSFDDVVELPLVHWPREQGPGYHDEIRRQIWGDRPQRVVLEQPDAEHILREVANGVGIAVLDEHRAGKLCPPGVRVRRFVEPVPTSTLVVAWRPGAAHAPVDRFIELCRERLGRVGR, encoded by the coding sequence ATGCGGCGGTTGGAGTACTTCTTGGTGCTCGCGCGCGTGCTCCATTTCGGTCGTGCGGCTGAGGAGCTGCACATTTCGCAGCCGGGTCTGTCGCAGCAGATCAAGGTTCTGGAGCAGGAACTGGGGACGCCGCTGATCCACCGGGGAACCAAGGCGATCACTCTCACCACGGCAGGTGAGGTGTTGCGTGAGCAGGGCGAGCTGGTCCTTGCCCAGGTCGGCCTGTGTGTTGAACGGGTGCGGGCGGCAGCGGAGCAGCCCACGGGGGTGTTGCGGGTGGCCTACACCCGTTCCGGTCCTGACCTGAACATGCACGAGCTCGTCGAACGGTTTCGGATGTGCTATCCGGCGGTCCGGCTGTCGCTGTCCACCGCGTGGACGAGCCAGAACTTGGAACTGCTCGAAGCGGACGCCGTGGACGTGGCGTTCGTGCGATCGACAGTGCGCCACCGGGAGGTGGAGTCGCTGGTCGTCGCGACGGAGGAGCTGGTGATGGCGATGCCTGAGAACCACCCGCTGGCGGCCCGGGAACGCGTGTCGTTCGACGACGTGGTCGAGTTGCCGCTGGTGCACTGGCCCAGAGAGCAGGGGCCGGGGTATCACGACGAGATCCGGCGGCAGATCTGGGGCGACCGACCCCAGCGGGTGGTGCTCGAACAGCCCGACGCCGAGCACATCCTGCGTGAGGTCGCCAACGGTGTCGGCATCGCCGTTTTGGACGAGCATCGGGCGGGGAAGCTGTGCCCGCCTGGGGTGCGGGTGCGACGGTTCGTCGAGCCCGTCCCGACCAGCACGCTGGTGGTGGCGTGGCGTCCGGGCGCCGCGCACGCGCCGGTGGACCGGTTCATCGAGTTGTGCCGGGAGCGCCTGGGCCGGGTCGGGCGGTGA
- a CDS encoding peptide MFS transporter: protein MRKTPHQTTVANGRDPHEAPAGTPGRPFGRGLWSMALTELWERYSFYGLQGILSFYLLYALADGGLAMAPAVAAGIVGAYGGAVYLSQIFGAWLGDRLVSPQHMVLSGAIVITIGHLVLAFIPGFAGLGIGLVCIVVGTGALKTNITSIVGFVLDQNPDERYRDAGFSYFYMAINIGAVVGPLTTGLAQNELGFHYGFGLAAIGMVAALVQYRVSMKHLPERARIVNNPLPPNRRPLVVIVGLVFVAAVGAGVATGLFRAENLSTVVTVAALLAATAYFLTMTTSPAVSSDERRRILGYLPLFLASGVYFGFLFQKFTALSILIMERIDLHIGGWTFPVAWITTVSPLALVLITPFIARMWNTLGQRQPGPGAKFAIGLTQIGCAYLFLLIISKASGDADIPLILILLFMIAAGSSEVFVGPIGLSLATKIGPKKFRSQMVGLNFLTLALGSSLAGLLGQLFTAIDDASYFTLPAVCGIGIGLALFAARGPVGRLLETGLER from the coding sequence ATGAGAAAGACACCGCACCAGACCACCGTGGCAAACGGCCGCGACCCCCATGAGGCACCGGCCGGTACGCCCGGACGTCCTTTCGGACGCGGCTTGTGGAGCATGGCCCTCACCGAACTGTGGGAGCGCTACTCCTTCTACGGCCTCCAGGGCATCCTCTCGTTCTACCTGCTCTACGCGCTGGCGGACGGCGGGCTTGCCATGGCCCCGGCCGTCGCTGCGGGCATCGTCGGTGCCTACGGGGGCGCCGTGTACCTGTCCCAGATCTTCGGGGCCTGGCTGGGCGATCGGCTCGTCAGCCCGCAGCACATGGTGCTGTCCGGCGCCATCGTCATCACCATCGGGCACCTTGTGCTCGCCTTCATTCCTGGCTTTGCTGGACTGGGAATCGGTCTGGTGTGCATCGTTGTCGGCACCGGGGCGCTGAAGACGAACATCACCTCGATCGTCGGCTTCGTTCTGGATCAGAACCCCGACGAGCGCTATCGGGATGCCGGTTTCTCCTACTTCTACATGGCCATCAACATCGGTGCGGTGGTCGGTCCGCTCACGACCGGTCTCGCCCAGAACGAACTGGGTTTCCACTACGGATTCGGGCTGGCAGCTATCGGCATGGTGGCGGCGTTGGTCCAGTACCGCGTTTCGATGAAGCACCTGCCCGAGCGTGCCCGGATCGTCAACAACCCCCTACCCCCGAACCGCCGCCCGCTCGTCGTCATCGTGGGCCTCGTCTTCGTCGCCGCTGTGGGCGCTGGAGTCGCCACCGGACTGTTCCGGGCGGAGAACCTGTCCACCGTGGTGACCGTCGCCGCGCTGCTGGCTGCGACCGCGTACTTCCTCACTATGACCACTTCGCCGGCCGTCAGCAGCGACGAGCGGCGGCGTATCCTGGGCTATCTTCCCCTTTTCCTGGCCTCTGGCGTGTACTTCGGCTTCTTGTTCCAGAAGTTCACCGCGCTCTCGATCCTCATCATGGAACGCATTGATCTGCACATCGGCGGATGGACGTTCCCGGTCGCCTGGATCACGACCGTCAGCCCGCTGGCGCTCGTCCTCATCACCCCGTTCATCGCCCGGATGTGGAACACCTTGGGACAGCGGCAACCCGGGCCCGGGGCCAAGTTCGCCATCGGACTGACCCAGATCGGCTGCGCCTACCTGTTCCTGCTCATCATCTCCAAGGCCTCCGGAGACGCCGATATCCCGCTGATCCTCATCCTCCTGTTCATGATCGCGGCCGGTTCCTCCGAGGTCTTCGTCGGCCCGATCGGGCTGTCCCTGGCCACGAAGATCGGCCCCAAGAAGTTCCGGTCCCAGATGGTCGGTCTTAACTTCCTCACGCTCGCCCTGGGCTCGTCCCTGGCGGGCCTGCTCGGCCAGCTGTTCACCGCGATCGACGACGCCTCCTACTTCACTCTCCCCGCCGTGTGCGGCATCGGAATCGGCCTGGCACTTTTCGCGGCGCGCGGACCAGTGGGGCGTCTCCTGGAGACGGGACTCGAGCGCTGA
- a CDS encoding diaminopimelate decarboxylase family protein has translation MSEASISTDLAFADGDDALSPILTATDSMSVTSDGCLMVEGKRVDELVKEFGTPLYMLSERTLRANYRRVARAMADAWPAATKILYAIKANNNLAVRAIFHQEGAGGDCFGEGELYATFLGGATPDSVVLNGSNKSPRDLRAAAELGLVINIDGEDEIGFLRDIALELNRSIRVCLRLRVIPEEFADRAPDYIDSAGRSLAEKIEAAQWGLSVENAARLIPAIMDTPGLDLLGYHHHLGRLLPDLDYNTAWARELTGSIGVLEKRTGYVPRLLNIGGGFARERDPESRNRELNPTRVEDHIRVVTSELISGLNGLGIPLPELWVEPGRYLVGNAGVLLGTVGQIKRDNERVWINADFSINNLMRIETSGSNYHVLAANRLRTPAVEAATVVGPLCTGSPIARDRPMPELNRGDILAVLDAGMYAETASTQFNGVPRPCTVLVNGERVDVIKERESVLDVFAKHRIPPRLRR, from the coding sequence ATGTCGGAAGCCTCTATTTCCACGGATCTTGCCTTTGCCGACGGCGACGATGCGCTCTCGCCGATTCTGACCGCCACCGACAGCATGAGCGTGACCTCGGATGGCTGCCTGATGGTCGAGGGCAAGCGTGTCGATGAGCTGGTAAAAGAGTTCGGCACCCCGCTCTATATGCTGTCCGAACGGACGCTTCGCGCCAATTACCGCAGGGTAGCCCGCGCCATGGCCGACGCCTGGCCAGCGGCAACGAAGATCCTCTACGCGATCAAGGCGAACAACAACCTCGCGGTACGAGCGATCTTCCACCAAGAAGGAGCCGGGGGCGACTGTTTTGGCGAAGGTGAGCTCTACGCGACCTTCCTCGGCGGGGCAACGCCAGACTCGGTCGTGTTGAACGGCAGCAACAAGAGCCCGCGTGACCTGCGCGCTGCGGCCGAACTCGGGCTGGTCATCAACATCGACGGAGAGGACGAAATCGGTTTCCTTCGTGACATCGCGCTGGAACTGAATCGCTCTATTCGCGTCTGTCTGCGCTTGCGCGTGATCCCGGAGGAGTTTGCGGATCGGGCTCCGGACTACATCGACAGCGCCGGACGATCCCTTGCAGAGAAGATCGAGGCCGCGCAGTGGGGTCTCTCCGTCGAGAATGCCGCGCGGCTAATCCCGGCCATCATGGACACGCCGGGACTTGATCTCCTCGGCTATCACCATCACCTCGGCCGGCTTCTCCCGGACCTCGACTACAACACGGCCTGGGCGCGCGAGCTCACGGGTTCGATCGGTGTGCTCGAGAAACGAACCGGCTACGTTCCTCGCCTGCTCAACATCGGCGGCGGCTTCGCACGTGAACGAGATCCGGAATCTCGCAACCGCGAACTCAACCCCACCAGGGTCGAAGACCACATCCGGGTCGTGACCAGCGAGCTGATCTCGGGTTTGAACGGATTGGGTATTCCGCTCCCGGAGCTCTGGGTGGAACCCGGGCGCTATCTCGTCGGGAACGCCGGTGTGCTGTTGGGGACGGTCGGACAGATCAAACGCGACAACGAGCGGGTCTGGATCAACGCCGACTTCTCGATCAACAATCTGATGAGGATCGAAACCTCCGGCAGCAACTATCACGTCCTAGCTGCCAACCGCCTCCGCACGCCCGCCGTCGAGGCCGCCACGGTCGTCGGCCCGCTGTGCACTGGTTCCCCGATCGCACGCGACCGCCCCATGCCAGAGCTGAACAGAGGCGACATCCTGGCCGTGCTGGACGCTGGCATGTATGCCGAGACCGCCTCCACGCAGTTCAACGGTGTGCCGCGCCCGTGCACCGTGCTCGTAAACGGTGAGCGCGTCGACGTCATCAAGGAACGGGAATCAGTCCTCGATGTCTTCGCCAAACACCGGATCCCGCCACGTCTGCGCAGGTGA
- a CDS encoding transposase family protein — protein sequence MVTYSAKLDVPRELVLFLSKLLAGERRRKGTRKGRRALTTFWQAVLVLRWFRDRTDTTKLARDHGVARATGYRYVDEGIEALAAQAPDLHDALQRAKDNGDAYLILDGKNFSSDRLGEKTTSTKGTEIDLWYSGKTREQAGNIQALTDPDGFPLWVSDVEPGSVHDITAAENHVLGALYWAYSQLDLPTLADGGYQGAGAGVLTPIKHPKTSKGRPLDVDNQTYNKLLRGLRALGERGFALLTGRWRALRHFTTSPRKIGPIVKAALVLTQFEHGRLA from the coding sequence GTGGTCACGTATTCTGCCAAACTCGATGTTCCCCGTGAACTGGTGCTCTTCCTCAGCAAGCTGCTGGCCGGTGAACGCCGCCGGAAAGGGACCCGCAAGGGGCGCCGGGCGTTGACCACGTTCTGGCAGGCTGTGCTGGTCCTGCGGTGGTTCCGCGACCGCACCGACACCACCAAACTGGCCCGCGATCACGGTGTCGCCCGCGCGACCGGCTACCGGTATGTCGACGAGGGCATCGAGGCGCTGGCCGCGCAGGCCCCGGATCTGCACGACGCCCTGCAACGGGCCAAAGACAACGGCGACGCCTATCTGATCCTGGACGGCAAAAACTTCTCCTCCGACCGTCTCGGCGAAAAGACCACCAGCACCAAAGGCACCGAGATCGACCTGTGGTACTCCGGGAAAACCCGCGAACAAGCCGGCAACATCCAAGCACTGACGGACCCGGACGGGTTCCCGCTGTGGGTCTCCGACGTCGAGCCCGGGTCCGTCCACGACATCACCGCCGCTGAAAACCACGTCCTCGGCGCCCTGTACTGGGCTTACTCCCAGCTCGACCTGCCCACCCTGGCCGACGGCGGCTACCAGGGTGCCGGAGCCGGGGTCCTCACCCCGATCAAACACCCCAAAACCAGCAAAGGCCGCCCACTCGACGTCGACAACCAGACCTACAACAAACTGCTGCGCGGCCTGCGCGCCCTCGGCGAACGTGGATTTGCCCTGCTCACCGGCCGTTGGCGCGCCCTACGACACTTCACCACCAGCCCCCGCAAAATCGGCCCCATCGTCAAAGCCGCACTCGTACTCACCCAATTCGAACACGGCCGACTCGCATAA
- a CDS encoding acetolactate synthase catalytic subunit, whose product MGNTVAESLAAALRRHGVRDVFGQSLPSLFFLATPEQSIRQVVYREENAGGAMADGYARVTGRVGVVAAQNGPAATLLVPPLAEAFKASVPVLAIVQEVPRSARDRNAFQELDHVALFSACSKAIHRLDDPARVDDYVDAAMTEAASGRPGPVVLLVPKDVLAEPVPVGSTRKAQYGQFPLDRYAPGPDQIKRVAELLATARRPLVVAGGGVHTSGAASELAELQQLASLPVATTAMGKGSVDETHPLSVGVIGYAMGVNGATRHARPLVGDADLILFVGTRTNENGTDGWRLFPQSATYVHLDMDPVEVGRNYEALRLVGDAKLTLRALLDELKTGSLDARAVAREQVVAQIEEARREHQAQISALAGSDASPIRPERIMRELDAQLTEDMIVVADASYSSVWICNYLRARRAGQRFLAPRGLAGLGWGMPMALGAKAAHPESPVVVVVGDGGFAHCWAEIETAVRMALPITVVVLNNSILGYQKHAELYQFAEHTDAIDFSPVDHAAIAVACGARGVRVESADELAGALRDAQAAPVVTVIDVITEPDAYPPISAWDGNPTLSELTEGTRR is encoded by the coding sequence ATGGGAAACACAGTCGCCGAAAGTTTGGCGGCGGCGTTGCGGCGCCACGGGGTACGCGACGTGTTCGGGCAAAGTCTGCCTTCACTGTTCTTCCTGGCGACTCCGGAGCAGTCGATTCGACAGGTGGTCTACCGCGAGGAGAACGCCGGCGGTGCGATGGCTGATGGCTATGCCAGGGTGACCGGCCGGGTCGGTGTGGTGGCAGCCCAGAACGGCCCCGCCGCGACCCTGCTGGTGCCGCCGCTGGCAGAGGCGTTCAAGGCGTCGGTGCCGGTGCTCGCGATCGTCCAGGAGGTGCCGAGGTCGGCCCGCGATCGCAATGCCTTCCAGGAACTGGATCACGTGGCGTTGTTCAGCGCCTGCTCCAAGGCGATCCATCGGCTCGACGATCCGGCCAGGGTCGACGACTATGTCGACGCGGCGATGACGGAAGCCGCCTCCGGCCGTCCTGGGCCGGTGGTGCTGCTGGTGCCCAAGGATGTCCTTGCCGAGCCCGTTCCGGTCGGGTCCACCAGAAAAGCCCAGTACGGCCAGTTCCCGCTGGACAGGTACGCGCCCGGTCCGGATCAGATCAAACGGGTGGCCGAACTGCTCGCGACGGCGCGGCGACCGCTGGTGGTCGCCGGAGGCGGAGTGCACACCTCCGGGGCGGCGTCCGAACTGGCCGAGCTTCAACAGCTCGCCTCGCTGCCGGTGGCCACGACCGCGATGGGCAAGGGCTCGGTGGACGAGACTCACCCGTTGTCCGTAGGGGTGATCGGCTACGCCATGGGGGTCAACGGCGCGACCCGACACGCTCGCCCCTTGGTGGGGGACGCCGACCTGATCCTGTTCGTCGGCACGAGGACCAACGAGAACGGCACAGACGGCTGGCGCCTGTTCCCGCAGTCGGCGACCTACGTCCACCTCGACATGGACCCGGTCGAAGTGGGACGCAACTATGAGGCGCTGCGGCTGGTCGGCGACGCCAAGCTGACCCTGCGCGCACTGCTGGACGAGTTGAAGACCGGCTCGCTGGACGCCCGCGCGGTCGCCCGCGAGCAGGTTGTCGCGCAGATCGAGGAGGCACGACGCGAGCACCAGGCGCAGATCTCGGCACTGGCCGGATCGGACGCCTCCCCGATCCGGCCCGAGCGGATCATGCGCGAGCTGGACGCCCAGCTGACCGAAGACATGATCGTCGTGGCCGATGCAAGCTACAGCTCCGTCTGGATATGCAACTACCTGCGTGCCCGGCGCGCTGGTCAACGCTTCCTGGCGCCACGCGGTCTGGCCGGACTCGGCTGGGGGATGCCCATGGCACTGGGTGCGAAGGCCGCACACCCGGAAAGCCCCGTGGTCGTGGTCGTCGGCGATGGTGGGTTCGCGCACTGCTGGGCGGAGATCGAGACGGCCGTTCGGATGGCCTTGCCGATCACGGTCGTGGTGCTGAACAATTCGATCCTCGGCTACCAGAAGCACGCCGAGCTGTATCAGTTCGCTGAGCACACTGACGCTATCGACTTTTCGCCGGTCGATCATGCGGCCATCGCCGTAGCCTGTGGAGCGCGCGGCGTTCGCGTCGAGTCCGCCGACGAGCTTGCTGGCGCATTGCGCGACGCGCAGGCCGCCCCGGTTGTCACGGTGATCGATGTGATCACCGAGCCGGACGCCTATCCGCCGATCTCCGCCTGGGATGGCAATCCCACACTGAGCGAGCTGACCGAAGGAACTCGCCGATGA
- a CDS encoding aspartate aminotransferase family protein, producing MTEEPFAHSRRYMDRAREVIPRGVSSARRAALRPTPLAFVRASGSRITDVDGNEYLDYVAGYGPMLLGHQPHSVFDAVREQLAAGVLYGGQHEAEAELAERIVRLVPSAEMVLLSVTGSEAAQAALRLARAATGRRAIVKFEGHYHGWLDPVTANTPGSPVGSGPAPRPVAVPDHSVVGPEVLVCPWNDAEALADLLERHGFEVAAVIMEAVAVNGGNLFADDGYLAEARRLCDRYGCLLVFDEVVTGFRLALGGAQQRLGVVPDLTVLAKALGSGFPISAVAGRAEVMRVAEGRVAHAGTYNGNALSVVAANATLDVLEAKRDVIYPLLERLSGELTAGINERADRHGVPLRATRAGSVIRLHWDAPDPVRGYADVLAGRTEPLRELAESLVRNGVHARENGLWYVSAAHTEEDVARTLAAVDRALTEVTS from the coding sequence ATGACTGAGGAACCGTTCGCCCACTCGCGCCGCTACATGGACCGGGCGCGGGAGGTCATTCCGCGCGGCGTGAGTTCCGCCCGCCGGGCAGCGCTGCGCCCGACTCCGCTGGCCTTCGTCCGGGCATCCGGCAGCCGGATCACCGATGTGGACGGCAACGAGTACCTCGACTACGTGGCCGGTTACGGCCCGATGCTGCTCGGTCACCAGCCGCACTCGGTGTTTGATGCGGTGCGCGAGCAACTCGCCGCCGGCGTTCTCTACGGCGGCCAGCACGAGGCCGAGGCCGAGCTCGCCGAGCGCATCGTCCGGCTGGTGCCCAGCGCGGAAATGGTTCTGCTCAGCGTGACCGGGAGCGAGGCGGCACAGGCGGCGCTGCGCCTGGCCCGGGCGGCAACCGGGCGGCGAGCGATTGTCAAGTTCGAGGGCCACTACCACGGCTGGCTGGACCCGGTCACGGCCAACACGCCGGGCAGCCCAGTGGGCTCGGGCCCGGCACCGCGCCCGGTGGCCGTCCCGGACCACAGTGTGGTCGGGCCGGAGGTGCTGGTGTGCCCGTGGAACGACGCGGAAGCGCTGGCCGACCTGCTGGAGCGGCACGGCTTCGAGGTCGCCGCGGTGATCATGGAAGCGGTCGCGGTGAACGGCGGCAACCTGTTCGCCGACGATGGGTACCTGGCCGAGGCGCGGCGGCTGTGTGACCGGTACGGCTGCCTGCTGGTGTTCGACGAAGTGGTGACCGGGTTCCGGTTGGCACTCGGTGGGGCGCAGCAGCGGCTCGGAGTGGTGCCCGATCTGACCGTCCTGGCCAAAGCCCTTGGCTCGGGGTTCCCGATCAGCGCGGTGGCCGGCCGGGCCGAGGTCATGCGGGTCGCCGAAGGCCGGGTCGCGCATGCCGGCACGTACAACGGCAATGCGCTCTCGGTGGTAGCCGCCAACGCCACCCTCGACGTGCTGGAAGCGAAGCGAGACGTTATCTATCCGCTTCTGGAGCGCCTGTCCGGCGAGTTGACGGCAGGTATCAACGAGCGTGCCGATCGGCACGGGGTGCCACTGCGGGCAACCCGCGCCGGCTCGGTGATCCGGCTGCACTGGGACGCGCCCGACCCGGTGCGAGGCTACGCCGACGTGCTCGCCGGCCGTACCGAACCACTGCGCGAACTGGCCGAGAGCTTGGTCCGCAACGGCGTCCATGCCAGGGAGAACGGGCTGTGGTACGTCTCGGCCGCGCACACCGAGGAGGACGTCGCCCGCACATTGGCCGCCGTCGACCGCGCGCTGACCGAGGTCACCAGCTGA
- a CDS encoding hydantoinase/oxoprolinase family protein, whose translation MPFAVSADTGGTFIDVVVRDENNDHYVGKALTTHNRVFDGMRQALERIGEDLGVSAQSLLADTDLFIYGTTRATNAIVTRTVAKTALLTTEGFPDILVLKEGGKRDVFDYTTEYPDPYIPRRRTFEVPERVSSEAQITKALDEDAVRSILNQLREENYEAVAVCLLWSVVQPAHELRIAELIEELLPGIPYTLSHQIAPIVREYRRASATAIDASLKPLMQSHFRQLEADLRDFGYPGQLLVSSSIGGVMTVEEMIAAPINAAKSGPAMAPVAAITFSTTEGFGGDTIVCDTGGTTFDVGLSRNSELIYTRETWLGDEWEGDLLGISSVDIRSIGSGGGSIAWVDEGGLLRVGPHSAGSEPGPACYGRGGTDATLSDAACVLGFFDPDYFLGGRMDLDSPAAREAVDRVARKLGRGADETAWGILTLATDQMVKAVYDMTISQGLDPKESTVVAGGGAAGINIMQIAAELGSKRVILPKTAGALSASGMHFADIVKEEAAPVITRSAAFDLERVNEALGRLEDKLAAFATRIGLSEKDYRIECFTEARYEAQVWDIVTPLPVSRFQGDEDVAQLRKAFDDEHERLFAFRDDTAELEFISWKARLTAHLDTGHPPAPKVSRTHGTPSKTRGCYFGHEGWIETPVYLSEDLRPGQQIAGPAIIQEPTTTLVVYPGMATEVSGSGNYVLHVVAPEGSVY comes from the coding sequence ATGCCATTCGCCGTTTCCGCTGACACCGGCGGCACCTTCATCGACGTGGTCGTCCGCGACGAGAACAACGACCACTACGTCGGCAAGGCTTTGACCACCCACAACCGGGTTTTCGACGGGATGCGCCAGGCATTGGAACGCATCGGTGAAGATCTGGGTGTGTCCGCTCAGTCGCTGCTGGCGGACACGGATTTGTTCATCTACGGCACCACTCGGGCCACCAACGCGATCGTGACCCGGACGGTGGCCAAGACCGCGTTGCTGACCACCGAAGGGTTCCCCGACATCCTCGTGCTCAAGGAGGGCGGCAAGCGGGACGTCTTCGACTACACCACCGAGTATCCGGACCCCTATATCCCGCGGCGCAGGACTTTCGAGGTCCCCGAACGCGTCAGCTCGGAAGCTCAGATCACCAAGGCACTCGACGAAGACGCCGTGCGGAGCATCCTCAACCAGCTTCGTGAGGAGAACTACGAGGCAGTGGCGGTGTGCCTGCTGTGGTCGGTCGTCCAGCCGGCGCACGAGCTGCGGATCGCGGAGCTGATCGAGGAGCTGCTCCCCGGCATTCCCTACACCCTCTCGCACCAGATCGCGCCGATCGTGCGGGAATACCGCCGGGCCTCGGCCACAGCCATCGACGCGTCCCTGAAACCGCTGATGCAGAGCCACTTCCGGCAGCTCGAAGCCGACCTGCGCGACTTCGGCTACCCGGGGCAGCTGCTGGTGTCCTCCAGCATCGGCGGTGTGATGACCGTCGAGGAGATGATCGCGGCGCCGATCAACGCCGCGAAATCAGGGCCCGCGATGGCTCCGGTCGCCGCCATCACGTTCTCGACCACCGAAGGTTTCGGCGGCGACACGATCGTGTGCGACACCGGCGGTACGACGTTCGACGTGGGTCTGTCTCGCAACTCGGAACTGATCTACACCCGGGAAACCTGGCTCGGCGATGAATGGGAGGGAGACCTGCTGGGGATCTCGTCCGTGGACATCCGCTCGATCGGTTCCGGTGGCGGTTCCATCGCCTGGGTCGACGAAGGTGGGCTCCTGCGCGTCGGCCCCCACTCGGCAGGCTCCGAGCCCGGGCCCGCGTGCTACGGGCGTGGTGGCACCGACGCGACCTTGTCCGATGCCGCGTGCGTGCTGGGGTTCTTCGACCCGGACTACTTCCTCGGCGGCCGCATGGATCTGGACTCTCCCGCAGCCCGGGAAGCAGTGGACCGGGTGGCCCGGAAGCTGGGCCGCGGAGCGGACGAAACCGCGTGGGGGATCCTTACGCTGGCCACCGATCAAATGGTCAAGGCGGTCTATGACATGACCATCTCCCAGGGCTTGGACCCCAAGGAGAGCACGGTTGTCGCAGGGGGTGGGGCAGCCGGCATCAATATCATGCAGATCGCCGCGGAACTGGGCAGCAAACGCGTCATCCTCCCCAAGACCGCTGGAGCGCTGTCCGCGTCGGGAATGCATTTCGCGGACATCGTCAAGGAGGAAGCGGCACCGGTCATCACTCGATCGGCCGCGTTCGACCTGGAGCGTGTGAACGAGGCGCTAGGCCGCTTGGAAGACAAACTGGCGGCTTTCGCCACCCGGATCGGTCTGTCCGAAAAGGACTACCGGATCGAATGCTTCACCGAGGCCCGCTATGAGGCGCAGGTGTGGGACATCGTGACTCCGCTACCGGTCAGCCGGTTCCAGGGTGACGAGGACGTGGCTCAGCTTCGCAAAGCCTTCGATGACGAACACGAGCGCTTGTTCGCCTTCCGGGACGACACGGCGGAGCTGGAATTCATCAGCTGGAAGGCCCGGCTCACGGCTCACCTGGACACGGGACACCCTCCGGCACCGAAGGTTTCCCGGACTCACGGCACGCCCTCGAAGACACGGGGCTGCTACTTCGGGCACGAGGGGTGGATCGAGACACCCGTGTACCTGTCCGAGGATCTGCGTCCCGGTCAGCAGATCGCCGGTCCGGCGATCATCCAGGAGCCCACGACCACGTTGGTCGTCTACCCGGGGATGGCCACGGAGGTCAGCGGTTCCGGCAACTATGTCCTGCACGTTGTGGCTCCGGAAGGGAGCGTGTACTGA